Proteins found in one Odontesthes bonariensis isolate fOdoBon6 chromosome 11, fOdoBon6.hap1, whole genome shotgun sequence genomic segment:
- the LOC142391505 gene encoding diphthamide biosynthesis protein 3-like, with protein MLVFHDEVEVEDFEYDEETETFYFPCPCGDRFAITKEDLENGEEVATCPSCSLIVKVIYDQELFVSGEIIAAPSASEHKLQPARS; from the exons ATGTTGGTGTTTCACGATGAAGTTGAGGTGGaagactttgagtacgatgagGAGACGGAGACGTTTTATTTCCCGTGTCCCTGCGGGGACCGCTTCGCTATAACTAAA GAGGACCTGGAGAACGGGGAGGAGGTGGCCACCTGTCCCAGCTGCTCGCTCATTGTTAAAGTCATCTATGATCAG GAGTTGTTCGTGTCCGGAGAAATCATCGCGGCTCCGTCGGCCTCGGAACACAAACTGCAGCCGGCTCGGTCCTGA